Proteins encoded within one genomic window of Lysinibacillus sphaericus:
- a CDS encoding YolD-like family protein, whose translation MIKDRGTIKWASMMLPEHLELLREYKEEYMEQPRELTEWELEELQKTINQAFNQQLTVTVEVWKDHTITQWTGIVKSMNTNDLILETLLKTESIPIPNIQSAQLDADYYD comes from the coding sequence ATGATAAAAGATAGAGGGACGATTAAATGGGCATCGATGATGTTGCCAGAACATTTAGAGCTTCTCAGAGAGTACAAAGAAGAGTATATGGAACAGCCAAGAGAATTGACTGAATGGGAACTGGAAGAACTACAAAAAACAATTAATCAAGCTTTTAATCAACAGTTGACCGTTACAGTAGAAGTGTGGAAGGACCATACAATCACACAATGGACTGGTATAGTTAAATCGATGAATACGAATGACCTCATACTTGAAACGCTACTTAAAACGGAGAGTATCCCCATCCCAAATATTCAATCAGCCCAACTGGATGCTGATTACTATGATTAA
- a CDS encoding Y-family DNA polymerase, translated as MNYEAMPNRPIMCIDMKCFYASIVAMLHGLDVLKTPVAVVANFDQPGSVVLAASPLMKEKYKIKTGSRRYEIPKHPDIRLFEPKMSFFIQMSMTITKLIANYVPVDAIHVYSVDESFVDLTGTEKLWGSPEETAKEIQKAILDQFSIPSAVGMGPNMLIAKLALDLEAKKTGFAKWTYEDIPKKLWPVRPLSEMWGIGKRMEANLNAMGIQTVGGLANADLAELEKCFGVMGNQLYYHAWGIDLSKLGEPLITNGALSFGKGQMLMRDYHTRKEIAVVLLEMCEDVMKRTRDAGFVGRTISLGLSYSHNAMTKGFHRSKTIAVPTSETLVMYKACIELLDEHFAGEPARQLSVRISNLEKEHSIQLDLFDERKPQRQIIGPTMDAIRNRFGATSILRAVSYTKAGTAIKRDRLVGGHLA; from the coding sequence GTGAATTATGAGGCGATGCCCAATAGACCTATTATGTGTATCGATATGAAGTGTTTTTACGCTAGTATCGTGGCGATGTTACATGGATTAGATGTTTTAAAAACACCAGTTGCAGTAGTAGCGAATTTTGACCAGCCAGGTAGCGTAGTGCTTGCTGCATCACCATTAATGAAAGAGAAATATAAAATCAAAACTGGCAGTAGACGTTATGAGATACCAAAACATCCTGACATTAGATTATTTGAGCCTAAAATGAGTTTCTTTATTCAAATGTCGATGACGATTACAAAATTGATCGCTAATTACGTACCTGTTGATGCGATACATGTGTATAGTGTGGATGAAAGTTTTGTTGATTTAACTGGCACGGAAAAGCTTTGGGGTTCACCCGAAGAGACGGCCAAGGAAATACAAAAGGCTATTCTTGACCAATTTAGTATACCTAGTGCAGTAGGTATGGGACCCAATATGTTAATCGCCAAATTAGCTTTAGACCTTGAAGCAAAGAAAACAGGTTTTGCTAAATGGACGTATGAGGATATTCCAAAGAAACTGTGGCCTGTTCGACCTTTATCTGAAATGTGGGGCATAGGAAAACGAATGGAGGCAAATCTAAATGCTATGGGAATACAAACAGTGGGTGGTTTGGCTAATGCAGATTTAGCAGAATTAGAAAAGTGCTTTGGGGTAATGGGCAATCAACTCTACTACCATGCATGGGGAATAGATCTATCTAAATTAGGGGAGCCGTTAATAACAAACGGAGCATTAAGTTTTGGTAAGGGTCAAATGCTGATGAGGGATTATCACACACGAAAAGAGATTGCGGTAGTGCTTCTAGAAATGTGTGAAGACGTAATGAAGCGCACACGTGATGCAGGGTTTGTTGGCCGTACAATTAGCTTAGGTCTTTCCTATAGTCATAATGCCATGACCAAAGGGTTTCATCGTTCGAAAACCATTGCAGTGCCGACAAGTGAAACGCTTGTGATGTATAAAGCTTGTATTGAATTACTGGATGAACATTTTGCTGGAGAGCCAGCACGACAATTATCAGTCAGAATATCCAACCTAGAGAAAGAGCATAGCATTCAATTGGATTTATTTGATGAACGTAAGCCGCAACGTCAGATAATTGGTCCTACAATGGATGCCATACGTAACAGGTTTGGAGCTACCTCAATATTAAGAGCCGTTTCTTATACAAAAGCTGGTACAGCTATAAAACGAGATCGCTTAGTTGGTGGTCATTTGGCATAG
- a CDS encoding transcriptional regulator, whose amino-acid sequence MKEQLIKAMQRNQSVHMMYVSKCGEITKRQVKIIKVVNNCFSAYCFTRQAKRTFIISNVLAIIPVITQERDVV is encoded by the coding sequence ATGAAAGAACAGTTAATAAAAGCAATGCAACGCAATCAGTCAGTTCATATGATGTATGTATCCAAATGCGGTGAAATTACAAAAAGGCAAGTGAAAATCATAAAAGTTGTAAATAACTGCTTTTCTGCATATTGCTTCACACGACAAGCAAAGCGTACTTTTATTATCAGCAATGTTCTTGCAATTATTCCAGTTATAACACAAGAGCGTGATGTCGTGTGA
- a CDS encoding cation-translocating P-type ATPase, producing MTQYHQQSSVEVMNKLNVTNQGLSDYDVQKRQEVYGYNVLEESKKVSTLAVFFGQFKDLLVIILMVAAFISFLLGEVESTIVILIVIILNAVLGTVQHVKAEKSLGNLKALSSPIAKVMRNNQIIEIPSEDIVVGDLLYLEAGDYINADGRLLESHNLHINESSLTGESLAVAKSADSIKEDVTIADKKNMVFTGSFVTNGRGVVIVTAIGMDTEIGKIANLLDTAKEKKTPLQVSLDQFGEKLALGITMICVVIFTIDLVRGRELVESFMFAVSLAVAAIPEALSSIVTIVLAFGTQKMAKENAIIRKLFAVESLGSVSVICSDKTGTLTENKMVVQHVYVNQKVIPHDQLYMKNAIEKDLILKALLCNDALERDHKEIGDPTEIALVKLGKQYDFDELLVRDHCPRVAELPFDSDRKLMSTVNRINQQSIMITKGALDVLLFKMSKMNTSQGLVNLTQEHRKKIEEVNRDFSMNGLRVLAIAYKEVREGRPITVFDERDLIFVGLIAMMDPPRKESKAAVESCIKAGIKPVMITGDHKITATAIAKQIGILQDPSEAIEGAEIEGLTDRELQEKVQDVSVYARVTPEQKIRIVRAWQEKGNVVAMTGDGVNDGPALKQADIGVAMGITGTEVAKDASSMILTDDNFSTIVKAISNGRSIYTNIKNAILFLLSGNAGAIFVVLYATILGLPVPFAPVHLLFINLLTDSLPAIAIGLEPNNKNTMKDKPRDIRTPLLNKAFTTQVILEGLLIAIATAVAFEIGLSTGDTLTASTMAFTTLCLSRLIHGFNSRSKQSIFAIGVFSNKYTWLAFLIGFVALHAVLFVPSFTGIFEVAALSGAQLGFIYSLSFMPFLVNQWFKLLFVRSK from the coding sequence GCCGTTTTTTTCGGCCAGTTTAAAGATTTATTAGTGATTATTTTAATGGTAGCGGCTTTTATTTCATTTCTATTAGGTGAAGTAGAAAGTACGATTGTTATTTTGATTGTTATTATTTTAAATGCAGTTCTGGGCACTGTTCAACATGTAAAGGCAGAAAAATCTTTAGGTAATTTGAAAGCACTGTCTTCGCCCATAGCGAAAGTAATGCGTAATAATCAAATAATAGAAATTCCTTCTGAAGATATCGTTGTGGGAGATCTTCTATATTTGGAGGCTGGAGATTATATAAATGCTGATGGAAGATTACTAGAAAGCCATAATCTTCATATTAATGAAAGTTCGTTGACAGGTGAATCATTAGCTGTCGCAAAAAGTGCCGATTCGATTAAGGAAGATGTAACCATTGCGGATAAGAAAAATATGGTCTTCACTGGAAGCTTTGTCACGAATGGACGAGGCGTTGTTATTGTGACAGCTATCGGAATGGACACGGAAATTGGGAAAATTGCTAATTTACTTGATACTGCAAAAGAAAAGAAAACGCCTCTACAAGTAAGTCTAGATCAATTTGGAGAAAAATTAGCTTTAGGCATCACAATGATTTGTGTTGTTATTTTCACAATTGATTTGGTTCGAGGCCGTGAATTAGTAGAATCGTTTATGTTTGCTGTTTCGTTGGCAGTTGCCGCCATACCAGAGGCATTAAGTTCGATTGTCACAATTGTCTTGGCTTTTGGGACACAAAAAATGGCAAAGGAAAATGCTATAATACGAAAGCTTTTTGCTGTTGAAAGTTTGGGAAGTGTTTCGGTTATTTGTTCAGATAAAACAGGGACTTTAACTGAAAACAAAATGGTTGTCCAACATGTATACGTTAATCAGAAAGTGATTCCACACGATCAACTATATATGAAAAATGCAATTGAGAAAGATCTGATTTTAAAGGCGTTATTATGTAATGATGCGTTGGAAAGAGATCATAAGGAAATCGGGGATCCTACTGAAATTGCCCTTGTGAAATTAGGAAAGCAGTATGATTTTGATGAATTACTTGTTAGAGACCATTGTCCAAGGGTGGCAGAGCTCCCTTTTGATTCAGATCGGAAGCTTATGAGTACGGTTAATCGGATTAATCAGCAAAGTATTATGATTACTAAGGGAGCACTAGACGTTCTGCTATTCAAAATGTCAAAAATGAATACGTCGCAAGGTCTAGTTAATCTGACGCAAGAACATCGAAAAAAAATCGAAGAAGTGAATCGAGATTTTTCAATGAATGGTTTAAGAGTATTAGCCATTGCATATAAGGAAGTAAGAGAAGGCCGTCCAATTACTGTATTTGATGAAAGAGATTTAATTTTTGTAGGATTAATAGCAATGATGGACCCACCTAGAAAGGAATCGAAGGCAGCCGTTGAAAGCTGTATTAAAGCAGGTATTAAACCTGTAATGATTACAGGTGACCATAAAATAACAGCCACTGCCATAGCCAAACAAATCGGGATTTTACAGGACCCATCCGAAGCGATTGAAGGAGCTGAAATTGAAGGTTTAACGGATCGCGAACTGCAAGAAAAAGTTCAAGATGTTTCAGTTTATGCTCGCGTAACGCCGGAACAAAAAATTCGTATTGTGAGAGCGTGGCAGGAAAAGGGCAATGTCGTTGCGATGACCGGTGATGGTGTCAATGATGGTCCCGCTTTAAAACAAGCTGATATCGGTGTAGCAATGGGGATAACCGGTACTGAAGTAGCGAAAGATGCATCATCTATGATATTAACAGATGATAATTTTTCAACGATTGTCAAAGCAATCTCGAATGGACGAAGCATCTATACGAACATTAAAAATGCGATTTTATTTTTGTTATCTGGAAATGCAGGGGCAATTTTTGTCGTTTTATATGCTACTATATTAGGTTTACCCGTTCCATTTGCACCTGTTCATCTATTATTTATTAACCTACTTACCGATAGTTTGCCGGCCATTGCCATTGGACTGGAACCAAATAATAAAAACACCATGAAGGACAAGCCAAGAGATATTCGCACACCATTGTTAAATAAAGCTTTTACGACGCAAGTTATACTGGAAGGTTTATTAATTGCAATTGCTACAGCTGTTGCTTTTGAAATCGGATTGTCAACAGGAGATACTTTAACAGCTAGTACGATGGCGTTTACTACTTTATGTTTGTCGAGATTAATTCATGGCTTTAATTCCAGATCGAAGCAATCGATTTTTGCCATTGGTGTATTTTCGAATAAATATACTTGGTTAGCATTTTTAATCGGTTTTGTTGCTTTACATGCCGTATTATTTGTTCCATCATTTACGGGTATCTTCGAAGTGGCCGCATTAAGTGGCGCCCAATTAGGCTTTATTTATAGCTTATCGTTTATGCCGTTTTTAGTTAATCAGTGGTTTAAACTATTGTTTGTCAGAAGTAAATAA